Proteins found in one Gimesia chilikensis genomic segment:
- a CDS encoding c-type cytochrome has translation MSLKSSTKSHQIMRKGVTCGHPARKLTRCVCLSLLVSLSAGCAQKMMNQPRVDPQEATTFWGNKSSMRPLPAHTVPANEMISRQMGQPHAQLWKIPSDQKQTVPPETIDELQIPALPSYLSDNAELRETLQRGQSRYQIWCLPCHGMLGDGNGEVARRGYYYPASFHTPRLRAQSPAYFYAVITQGRKTMPAYSDMLSPRDRWAIAAYVRALQLSQSAPTSLLMETDLKQLNLTP, from the coding sequence ATGTCCCTGAAATCAAGTACTAAAAGCCATCAAATCATGCGGAAAGGCGTTACCTGTGGTCATCCTGCCCGAAAGCTGACGAGATGCGTCTGCCTGAGCCTGCTGGTCAGTCTCTCCGCCGGTTGTGCACAGAAAATGATGAATCAGCCCCGGGTCGATCCTCAGGAAGCCACAACATTCTGGGGAAACAAAAGTTCCATGCGACCATTGCCGGCACACACCGTTCCGGCGAATGAAATGATATCCCGGCAGATGGGACAGCCGCATGCTCAACTCTGGAAGATCCCCTCTGATCAAAAACAGACTGTTCCACCGGAAACGATTGACGAGCTCCAGATCCCTGCTTTGCCGTCATATCTATCTGATAATGCAGAACTCAGGGAGACACTGCAGCGGGGACAGTCGCGGTATCAGATCTGGTGTCTTCCCTGTCATGGAATGCTGGGGGATGGGAATGGTGAAGTCGCCCGCCGCGGTTACTATTATCCTGCCAGTTTCCATACGCCCCGTCTACGTGCACAATCTCCCGCTTATTTTTATGCCGTCATCACTCAAGGTAGGAAAACCATGCCCGCTTACAGCGATATGCTCTCTCCTCGCGACCGCTGGGCGATCGCGGCTTACGTACGTGCCCTGCAACTCAGTCAATCTGCCCCAACTTCGCTGTTAATGGAAACAGACCTCAAACAACTTAATTTGACACCATGA
- a CDS encoding DUF3341 domain-containing protein: protein MTPPEHNEQKRTVNVSTQIQHDAGQLFGLLAQFPSEQELIAATQNFSESGYRSLDAFSPFPLEELSEALQLKRSRVAPIVFAGGLIGGVSIYALEYWINLFAYPLNVGGRPLHSWISFIPPTFECTVLLGSLAGACGMLWLCGLPRLNHPVFEVDAFQRASTDGWFLCIQAEDDHFDPQISRQLLFSCGAREVWDVPEIKY from the coding sequence ATGACCCCTCCTGAGCATAATGAGCAAAAACGGACTGTGAATGTTTCCACTCAGATCCAACATGACGCCGGACAGTTATTCGGGCTGCTCGCGCAGTTTCCTTCCGAGCAGGAACTGATTGCCGCCACTCAGAATTTCTCTGAGTCAGGCTACCGCTCTCTGGATGCATTTTCCCCCTTCCCGCTGGAGGAACTCTCAGAGGCGCTCCAGCTGAAACGTTCCCGGGTCGCTCCCATTGTATTCGCCGGCGGCCTGATCGGTGGCGTTTCCATCTATGCACTCGAATACTGGATTAACCTGTTTGCCTATCCGCTGAATGTGGGAGGGAGACCGCTACACAGTTGGATCTCTTTCATTCCACCGACGTTCGAGTGCACGGTGCTGCTAGGCTCACTGGCAGGTGCCTGCGGCATGCTCTGGCTGTGTGGCCTCCCTCGACTGAACCATCCCGTCTTTGAGGTAGATGCTTTTCAGCGCGCCAGCACCGACGGCTGGTTTCTCTGTATACAGGCGGAGGACGATCACTTTGATCCACAAATCTCCCGACAGTTACTCTTCAGTTGCGGGGCCAGGGAGGTATGGGATGTCCCTGAAATCAAGTACTAA
- the nrfD gene encoding NrfD/PsrC family molybdoenzyme membrane anchor subunit: protein MSRTSKTRDHLLPADATYESVSDQVSRIVLREPVPASWKFGFLIGLIMLQILLIGIGWLFVYGVGIWGINIPVGWGLAIINFVWWIGIGHAGTLISAILLLLHQEWRTSINRIAEAMTLFAVACAGLFPILHLGRPKFFYWLVPYPATTNMWPQFRSPLIWDFFAISTYATVSFVFWYLGMVPDLATMRDRAHSRIVARIYGVLALGWRNSARHWHHYQKLYLILAGLATPLVVSVHTTVSWDFSVGIVSAWHSTVFPPYFVGGAIFSGFAMVLLITIPLRRIYHVKDLITEKHLDAMAKIMLASGMVVSYGYLMDAYVAWYRNEPFDSYIYTDRFSGPYDYCYWGLVICNCIIPQALWFPHVRRNTWLLFTISIFIQIGMWLERFIIISLSLHRDHLPSDWSMYYPTIWDWALLIGTAGLFLVLMLLFLRLLPSISMSEMRELVHQKGDSHHDPS, encoded by the coding sequence ATGAGCAGAACTTCTAAAACCCGGGACCATCTGCTGCCCGCAGATGCGACTTATGAGTCCGTCAGCGATCAGGTCAGTCGGATAGTGCTCCGCGAACCTGTACCTGCTTCCTGGAAATTCGGGTTTCTGATCGGTCTGATCATGCTGCAGATTCTCTTGATCGGCATAGGCTGGCTGTTTGTGTATGGTGTTGGCATCTGGGGAATTAATATTCCAGTCGGCTGGGGTCTGGCGATTATCAATTTTGTCTGGTGGATTGGTATTGGCCATGCTGGAACATTAATTTCTGCGATCCTGCTGTTATTGCATCAGGAATGGAGGACCAGCATTAATAGAATTGCAGAGGCCATGACTCTGTTCGCAGTTGCCTGTGCCGGTCTTTTTCCGATTCTCCACCTGGGTCGTCCTAAATTCTTTTACTGGCTGGTTCCGTACCCGGCCACAACCAACATGTGGCCGCAGTTTCGCAGCCCTCTTATCTGGGATTTTTTTGCGATCTCCACGTATGCCACCGTTTCATTCGTTTTCTGGTATCTGGGCATGGTCCCCGATCTGGCTACCATGCGGGATCGCGCACACTCCCGTATCGTTGCCCGGATCTATGGTGTACTGGCACTGGGCTGGCGCAACTCGGCCCGACACTGGCACCACTATCAGAAACTCTACCTCATCCTGGCGGGGCTTGCGACTCCCCTGGTTGTTTCCGTACATACCACCGTCAGCTGGGATTTCTCGGTCGGAATTGTATCCGCCTGGCATTCGACAGTCTTCCCCCCTTACTTCGTCGGTGGGGCCATCTTCTCAGGCTTCGCCATGGTACTGTTAATCACTATTCCGCTGCGTCGGATCTACCATGTGAAAGATCTGATCACAGAGAAACATCTCGATGCGATGGCGAAAATCATGCTCGCTTCAGGCATGGTTGTCTCCTACGGTTACCTGATGGATGCCTATGTGGCCTGGTATCGCAATGAGCCGTTTGACAGTTACATCTATACCGATCGTTTCAGCGGACCCTACGACTACTGTTATTGGGGACTGGTAATCTGCAACTGCATCATCCCGCAGGCGCTCTGGTTTCCTCACGTCCGCCGGAACACATGGCTGCTGTTTACCATTTCCATCTTTATTCAGATCGGAATGTGGCTGGAACGCTTTATTATTATTTCGCTGAGTCTGCACCGTGATCATCTTCCCTCGGACTGGTCGATGTATTATCCCACGATCTGGGACTGGGCCCTGCTGATCGGAACAGCGGGTCTGTTCCTGGTTTTGATGCTGTTATTCCTCCGACTGCTCCCCTCGATTTCCATGTCAGAGATGCGGGAACTCGTACATCAGAAAGGAGATTCTCACCATGACCCCTCCTGA
- a CDS encoding TAT-variant-translocated molybdopterin oxidoreductase, whose translation MTRKKVPQPADSQLRKTLSGPDWWRSLEELADTEEFRAYLQREFPVQASEWLQCSRRDFLSIMGASFILAGLNGCDLHQPAEDIVPAVHQVNQNHSEGPLFFNTAIELSGSVLGLTVESQMGRPIKIEGNPQHPISRGATNVFAQAATLNLYDPDRLQNFHRNQKLVAQNSWTRELQALRSHFDETNGAGLRILTQTSTSPTQLRLLHRVVARWPEARWYCYEPVNDDQRRSGTALALGTEAATLQPVHDLKAADVILSVDDDFLQARDQPLHQIREFAERRRIAGREEPSRAFKPNRLYALATAPTLTAAKADHALRTDPGTIVSLLTSIARELGVEFLNEQDQQRVDQRAPARSTRTAVWLKRVVSDLKKAGANCLVTAGREQPPLVHALVHVLNSQLKNDGVTTHFYPSMQNRPDTGVSDTDMLRALTDEMQSGQVKDLFILGGNPVFDAPADIPFSAALNEVPRSYALTSVPTETSQRCLWSIPDRHFLERWGDVRSVEGTASIVQPLISPLYSGISALELLGILVEESDQGYQLVRETWSDQLGREPAAEAWSQALAEGLIPGTALQPVSPALADSVSRQISAAMKEYVEEFQADPNRLTLSFRPDPAIWDGRFINNGWLQELPKPLSTLTWDNTAWLSVGDAERRDLKNGDLIIISDGEQECTLPVWIMPGQPDGCITTTLGYGRSVTGRVGSKTGFNIYPMRTSLQMWFRPAVMVTKTQKRYSLAATQLHHLMEGKHLVRSGTWSEYQNNPERPEFAHPPSPLPESSFYEDWPYEGHRWGMTIDLTACVGCAACMVACQSENNIPVVGKQQVILNREMHWIRVDTYYEGAEADPSQTLSQPVPCMHCEDAPCEVVCPVAATTHSEEGLNQMVYNRCVGTRYCSNNCPYKVRRFNFLDFSEKAFEDPSLHLLTNPDVTVRSRGVMEKCTYCVQRIEENKIRAQREDRALHDGEIVTACQSACPAQAIQFGDLNLPGSRVKEGREHALNYSLLEELNTKPRTTYLAEVTNPHPGDDS comes from the coding sequence ATGACTCGTAAAAAAGTTCCACAACCTGCAGATTCCCAGCTCCGGAAGACACTCTCTGGCCCAGACTGGTGGCGGAGTTTGGAAGAACTGGCGGACACCGAGGAATTTCGTGCTTACCTGCAACGTGAGTTTCCAGTCCAGGCCAGCGAATGGCTCCAATGTTCCCGTAGGGATTTTCTCTCCATTATGGGAGCTTCTTTTATTCTGGCCGGACTGAATGGATGCGACCTCCATCAGCCCGCGGAAGACATAGTTCCGGCAGTGCATCAGGTAAATCAAAATCACTCTGAAGGGCCGCTGTTTTTCAACACAGCCATTGAATTAAGTGGTTCCGTACTTGGCCTGACTGTCGAAAGTCAGATGGGGCGTCCCATCAAAATTGAAGGCAACCCGCAGCACCCGATCAGCCGCGGCGCCACAAACGTCTTTGCTCAAGCAGCGACTCTGAACCTGTACGACCCGGACCGCCTGCAGAACTTTCACCGAAATCAAAAACTGGTTGCGCAGAACTCCTGGACGCGAGAACTGCAGGCCCTCAGATCGCACTTCGATGAGACCAACGGGGCGGGGCTCAGAATTCTGACTCAGACCTCCACCAGCCCTACACAGCTGCGTCTGCTGCATCGCGTGGTCGCACGCTGGCCAGAGGCCCGCTGGTACTGCTATGAACCGGTCAATGATGATCAACGTCGCTCCGGTACAGCACTGGCACTGGGTACAGAAGCAGCCACGCTGCAACCAGTTCACGATCTGAAAGCGGCAGATGTAATCCTGTCGGTCGATGACGATTTTCTTCAGGCCCGCGATCAGCCTCTACACCAGATCCGGGAGTTCGCAGAACGTAGACGAATTGCCGGCCGGGAAGAACCTTCCAGGGCTTTTAAACCCAACCGACTATATGCTCTAGCTACCGCCCCCACATTAACCGCAGCCAAAGCCGACCATGCACTCCGCACCGATCCGGGAACGATCGTCTCACTACTGACGAGTATCGCCAGAGAGCTGGGAGTTGAGTTCCTCAACGAACAGGATCAGCAACGGGTCGATCAGAGGGCCCCCGCGCGTTCCACACGAACAGCGGTATGGCTGAAACGGGTCGTCTCAGATTTGAAAAAGGCTGGTGCAAACTGTCTGGTCACCGCAGGACGAGAGCAGCCCCCCCTGGTGCATGCCCTCGTGCATGTCCTCAACTCGCAGCTGAAGAACGATGGGGTCACCACTCACTTTTATCCGTCAATGCAGAACCGTCCCGATACAGGCGTTTCTGATACTGATATGCTCCGTGCTCTTACTGACGAAATGCAATCTGGTCAGGTGAAAGACCTGTTCATTCTGGGAGGGAACCCGGTTTTCGATGCCCCCGCTGATATCCCATTCTCAGCCGCTCTCAACGAGGTTCCCCGCAGCTATGCACTGACAAGCGTGCCTACCGAGACGTCTCAACGCTGTCTCTGGAGTATCCCCGATCGTCACTTCCTGGAACGCTGGGGAGATGTTCGGAGCGTTGAAGGTACTGCCAGCATTGTTCAGCCTCTAATCTCTCCCTTGTACTCAGGAATCTCCGCACTGGAACTGCTCGGTATTCTTGTCGAAGAGTCCGACCAGGGTTATCAACTCGTGCGTGAAACCTGGTCGGATCAACTGGGCCGCGAACCAGCGGCAGAGGCCTGGTCCCAGGCCCTGGCAGAAGGTCTGATTCCCGGAACGGCTCTACAGCCGGTATCTCCCGCACTCGCAGATTCCGTTTCCCGGCAGATTTCGGCTGCAATGAAAGAATATGTCGAGGAATTTCAAGCCGACCCGAATCGGTTGACGCTGAGCTTCCGCCCCGATCCTGCGATCTGGGACGGTCGGTTTATTAATAATGGCTGGCTGCAGGAACTGCCCAAACCTCTCAGTACACTCACGTGGGATAATACCGCCTGGCTGTCAGTAGGTGATGCAGAGAGACGGGACCTCAAAAACGGTGACCTGATTATCATCAGCGACGGAGAACAGGAATGTACACTTCCCGTCTGGATCATGCCGGGACAACCCGACGGCTGTATCACTACTACACTGGGCTATGGCAGATCAGTTACCGGTCGGGTTGGATCTAAAACCGGTTTTAATATTTATCCCATGAGAACCAGTCTGCAGATGTGGTTCCGGCCCGCCGTCATGGTTACCAAAACTCAGAAACGCTACTCACTGGCTGCAACACAGCTGCATCACCTGATGGAAGGCAAACATCTGGTACGCTCGGGAACCTGGTCAGAGTATCAAAACAATCCGGAACGCCCTGAGTTTGCCCATCCGCCATCTCCCCTGCCCGAATCCTCATTCTACGAGGACTGGCCATATGAGGGACATCGCTGGGGCATGACTATCGATTTGACGGCCTGCGTCGGCTGTGCCGCCTGCATGGTGGCGTGTCAGTCCGAGAATAATATCCCGGTCGTTGGGAAGCAGCAAGTGATCCTGAATCGGGAAATGCACTGGATTCGCGTGGACACCTATTACGAAGGCGCCGAAGCCGACCCCTCGCAGACCCTGTCCCAGCCGGTTCCCTGCATGCATTGTGAGGATGCACCCTGCGAAGTCGTCTGCCCGGTCGCTGCTACGACACACAGCGAGGAAGGCCTCAACCAGATGGTTTACAACCGCTGCGTAGGCACCCGCTACTGCAGCAATAACTGTCCCTATAAAGTCCGGCGTTTCAACTTTCTGGATTTTTCTGAGAAAGCCTTCGAAGATCCTTCACTGCATCTGTTAACTAACCCCGACGTCACCGTCCGCAGCCGGGGCGTGATGGAAAAGTGCACCTACTGCGTGCAGCGAATCGAAGAGAATAAGATCAGGGCACAGCGAGAAGACCGTGCTTTGCACGACGGTGAGATCGTCACTGCCTGTCAGTCCGCCTGTCCAGCGCAGGCGATCCAGTTCGGAGATTTAAATCTGCCCGGCAGTCGCGTGAAAGAGGGCCGCGAGCACGCCTTAAATTATTCTTTGCTGGAAGAATTGAATACGAAGCCGCGGACCACTTATCTGGCTGAAGTGACAAACCCCCATCCAGGTGATGACTCATGA
- a CDS encoding cytochrome c3 family protein, with protein MRATLGLLVLSGIGALSTMLIAARSPFMTGQDRIVEQPIPFSHQHHVGDAGIDCRYCHQAVEDSPRAGVPSTQICMTCHRKLWDQSEMLAPVRNSWQTNRSLHWHRVHDLPDYVFFNHSIHIHKGIGCYSCHGDLSAMPLTRQASPLTMQWCLDCHKNPSSQVRPRSLVYATKPLNSLTHTAEFRNAYAEVTGQLPETRLSPRELSHFQNQLAQRYQLKSLTDCYTCHR; from the coding sequence ATGCGCGCCACTTTGGGCCTGCTGGTGCTGTCAGGTATTGGTGCCCTATCGACCATGCTGATAGCTGCGCGATCACCCTTCATGACAGGTCAGGACCGGATTGTGGAACAGCCCATCCCCTTCAGCCATCAGCATCATGTGGGAGACGCAGGAATCGACTGCCGTTACTGTCATCAGGCAGTGGAAGACTCCCCTCGCGCCGGAGTTCCTTCAACCCAGATCTGTATGACCTGCCATCGTAAACTGTGGGACCAGAGCGAGATGCTGGCTCCCGTACGTAACAGCTGGCAGACAAACCGCTCACTCCACTGGCACCGCGTCCACGATCTTCCGGACTACGTTTTCTTTAATCACAGTATTCATATCCATAAAGGGATCGGCTGCTACAGTTGCCATGGCGACCTCTCTGCAATGCCTCTGACCAGACAAGCCAGCCCGCTCACGATGCAATGGTGCCTGGACTGCCATAAGAACCCGTCAAGTCAGGTCCGTCCCCGGTCACTGGTTTACGCGACAAAACCATTAAATTCACTTACGCATACTGCTGAATTTCGAAACGCCTATGCCGAGGTCACCGGGCAGCTCCCTGAAACCAGGCTCAGTCCACGAGAATTGTCCCATTTTCAGAATCAGCTGGCTCAACGTTACCAGTTGAAAAGCCTGACAGACTGTTACACGTGTCATCGCTGA
- a CDS encoding vitamin K epoxide reductase family protein, with protein MDRELERKKMHTENKNNHGEHEHGGMGMRGVTRPMEMHQHHSGGDSEMDGHEMDQEQRRAMLAMHHQQTLWVYWTILLLGAWVMLSPLTFSYGKGVVVPSGERGVWLSEDLHTSLRISLMTWSDLISGALLLIFGWRALRPNRPVSLWICCFIGIWLSMAPVLFWAPTAAAYLNGTVVGVMLIALTILIPGMPNMIMYMQMGPPTPPGWSYNPSSWPQRWIMIVTGFAGWLVSRYLAAFQLGYIDHAWDPFFGESTKRVLNSNMSHMWPLSDGALGSLAYTFEFLMGYMGSPTRWRTMPWMVAFFGILVIPLGLTHIFLVISQPVVVHHWCTMCLLAAAIMLPMIPLEFDEVIAMGQHMIEAKRRGDRNGSLWLIFWKGGSAEGCTADERSPKLVKFPEQPWRVFKASIWGMSFPWSLVLSSMLGLWLMFSPTVFGIDIQSTAADVAHLGGALILTVSVVCMGEVVRIGRYLNVLLGLSVALGPWLLNEVSFNYAVASSVAGLFVLLLAFPRGTKHESYGKWERFIR; from the coding sequence ATGGATCGCGAACTAGAGCGTAAGAAAATGCACACTGAGAATAAAAATAATCACGGGGAGCATGAGCATGGTGGTATGGGTATGCGCGGTGTCACACGCCCAATGGAGATGCATCAGCATCATTCTGGCGGTGACTCGGAAATGGATGGTCATGAGATGGATCAGGAGCAGCGCAGAGCAATGCTGGCCATGCATCATCAGCAGACGCTTTGGGTCTACTGGACGATTCTGCTCTTGGGAGCATGGGTGATGCTCTCTCCGTTGACTTTCAGTTATGGGAAGGGAGTTGTCGTTCCCAGTGGTGAGCGGGGGGTATGGTTGAGTGAGGATCTGCATACCAGTCTGCGGATTTCACTAATGACCTGGAGTGACCTGATCAGTGGGGCGCTGCTGCTAATCTTTGGCTGGCGAGCGCTGAGGCCGAATCGACCAGTCAGCCTGTGGATCTGTTGTTTCATTGGGATCTGGCTTTCCATGGCACCTGTTTTATTCTGGGCGCCCACGGCTGCTGCTTATCTCAACGGCACTGTTGTCGGTGTAATGCTGATCGCGCTTACGATTCTGATACCCGGTATGCCGAATATGATCATGTATATGCAGATGGGACCACCTACGCCTCCGGGATGGAGTTATAATCCTTCAAGCTGGCCTCAGCGCTGGATTATGATTGTCACGGGGTTTGCCGGCTGGCTCGTTTCGCGGTATCTGGCGGCATTCCAGCTGGGCTATATTGATCACGCATGGGATCCGTTCTTTGGTGAAAGCACGAAACGTGTACTCAACTCGAATATGTCACACATGTGGCCTCTGTCGGACGGGGCTCTGGGGAGTCTGGCTTACACTTTTGAATTTCTCATGGGCTACATGGGAAGTCCCACTCGCTGGCGGACGATGCCATGGATGGTAGCGTTCTTCGGTATTCTGGTAATTCCATTGGGGCTGACTCACATTTTTCTCGTTATTTCCCAGCCGGTAGTGGTGCATCACTGGTGCACCATGTGTCTGCTTGCTGCAGCGATCATGCTGCCGATGATTCCACTCGAATTCGACGAGGTAATCGCCATGGGGCAGCACATGATCGAGGCGAAACGCCGAGGGGATCGTAATGGTTCACTGTGGCTGATTTTCTGGAAAGGGGGCTCTGCCGAAGGCTGCACCGCTGATGAGCGCTCGCCCAAACTGGTTAAATTCCCGGAACAGCCTTGGCGGGTGTTCAAAGCCTCGATCTGGGGCATGAGCTTTCCCTGGTCGCTGGTTCTATCATCTATGCTGGGGCTATGGTTGATGTTCAGTCCGACCGTTTTTGGTATCGACATCCAGTCTACCGCTGCAGACGTTGCGCACCTGGGAGGGGCCCTGATTTTGACGGTCTCTGTGGTGTGCATGGGTGAGGTGGTGCGTATTGGACGATATCTGAATGTCCTGTTAGGACTGAGTGTTGCCCTGGGACCATGGCTGCTGAATGAGGTCAGTTTCAACTACGCCGTCGCCAGCTCGGTTGCAGGTCTGTTCGTGCTGCTTCTGGCATTCCCTCGCGGCACGAAACACGAATCTTACGGTAAGTGGGAGCGTTTTATCCGTTAA
- a CDS encoding DUF1570 domain-containing protein, protein MLCCLLLSQPSSAQTSSKQQGTAEQAHPLYEFTILNKQKQEQTLQATQVVETRDGGVLMLTRDGRMLNVPPQQLKQRRQLDKIFTPLGESELEQQLTEELGPGFTFTRTKHFILCSQADKRYSQWCGSLFERLYKVMRNYWDSNELLLHEPQVPLIAIIFKDRAAFAAYASQHVKKDVTDLHGYYSSQSNRIVLYDLTAASNGQPASADADILVKIRKSPSSIVSVLHECTHQIAFNIGLHTRYADNPLWLTEGIATFFETPNLNSKADWQTVGRPNSLRIKQFVDYARSRRKADSLQTLISSNQRFQNQETLLDAYAEAWAFSYFLIKTRRRDYEKYLKLIADRKPLIKVTSEEQLKAFQTVFGNDLMLLDQQFLNYIREIAN, encoded by the coding sequence GTGCTCTGTTGCCTGCTCCTGTCTCAACCATCCTCGGCACAGACATCCTCGAAACAGCAGGGAACCGCAGAACAGGCCCATCCCCTGTATGAGTTCACTATTTTAAACAAACAGAAGCAGGAGCAGACGCTGCAGGCAACTCAGGTTGTGGAGACCCGTGATGGAGGTGTCTTGATGCTGACTCGCGACGGACGCATGTTGAATGTGCCCCCCCAACAACTCAAACAGAGGCGACAACTGGATAAAATATTTACGCCGCTGGGAGAGTCAGAATTGGAACAGCAGTTGACCGAAGAGCTCGGCCCCGGTTTTACGTTCACCCGCACGAAGCATTTCATCCTCTGCAGCCAGGCCGACAAGCGTTATTCCCAGTGGTGCGGGTCTCTGTTCGAGCGGTTATATAAAGTGATGCGCAATTACTGGGACAGCAATGAGTTACTCCTGCATGAACCGCAGGTCCCACTGATCGCGATCATCTTCAAAGACCGCGCAGCGTTTGCAGCCTACGCCAGTCAGCATGTGAAGAAAGATGTGACTGACTTGCATGGCTATTATTCAAGCCAGTCCAACCGGATTGTGCTTTATGATCTTACCGCAGCCTCCAACGGGCAGCCCGCTTCTGCCGATGCCGACATCCTGGTAAAAATACGCAAATCGCCGTCTAGCATCGTCTCGGTGCTTCATGAATGCACGCATCAGATCGCTTTCAATATCGGCCTGCATACCCGCTACGCCGACAACCCGCTCTGGCTGACCGAAGGCATAGCCACCTTTTTTGAAACACCAAACCTGAATAGCAAAGCCGACTGGCAAACGGTGGGCCGACCGAACTCTCTGCGAATCAAGCAGTTCGTCGATTATGCCCGCTCCCGCAGGAAAGCCGATTCCCTGCAAACCCTGATCTCTTCGAATCAGCGATTTCAGAATCAGGAAACGCTTCTGGATGCCTATGCCGAAGCCTGGGCGTTTTCCTATTTCCTGATCAAGACCAGGCGCAGGGATTACGAAAAGTATCTGAAACTGATCGCCGACCGTAAGCCGCTGATCAAGGTCACATCCGAGGAGCAGCTGAAAGCATTTCAGACAGTATTTGGCAATGATCTGATGCTTCTTGATCAGCAATTCCTGAATTACATCCGGGAAATCGCCAACTGA